aatatctttaataaaatcattatctGACAAGTAGAAAACCGCtgagtttttggtttaaaaaaaaatccctcaaactCCTGTTCATTTTGGAGCATTTCTGTTGCTTCTAACGTAAAAGAAGACACTTAACATTCCACGTTGAAGCTTATCTTTTAAATACAAAGTGTATGCTCTGCCCGTAGAATCACATGAATTTAGTCTTCAGTTCCTTTGGATTCTCAGAGCAGCAATAAGACAAGTCTCAGAATCATCATGAGGctggattaaaataaaagaaaggcaaagagtgGGTCACGCTTACGTGGCATAAAACAGAGGTTAGTATATATTCCCCTGACCTGTACTGTTACTAAATTTTGGCTTCCAAGATGCTCTCTTCTCCTCGGAACAGGGATGATCTCCATAATTATCTCTGTATTGGAACTTCCCAGACATGGCTGAATTAGCCACTTAAAAATGCTGATTGACTGAATGAGCAAAATCAAAACTCACGATTCTGAAAATCTGGGGCGAACCTTTGTAAGAGAAAGGTTTGGAAAGGAACACAAACCTTTCATAAGCTAGTAAAGGCAAGTGGCTTGAAAAAAGAAGCAAGGAGCAATTTTAGGGTGTTATTATTACAATCTCAGCTACTTTCCACTGACTGGGGTCTTGTTCTTCTTGACCCATAAACCCTACTTCTGATTCCTTCTATTACCAAGGATCATTTTTAGAACACAGCCATAACTGGAAAACACTCCTTTGTAATCACTTTCCTCGCTGACACCACCCCCTGCCCACCAAGTCATAAACATGATACACAGCCACAcgagaaaattctaaagaaaagtaggaaggagAAACTTACTCATTGTATTATCACCCAGTGATAAACACTATTACAGTTTGAAGCCTATCTTTCctatcttgtttttttatacaCAAACTTTTGAGATCATActatatttgattatttattctgcttttatgTCCCACAGCATCATTAAGATGTTCTAATGCCACTAAATAGTTTTTGAAAATGTGTCATTAATTGCTGCTCAATATTTCATTAAGCAGACAAAACACTTATTGAAACATTTCCTTATTGGTGAGtttttaggttgtttctaattcTTTAGTTCGTCATGTGTCCCATTGGAATTAAAGTTGCAATAAACATCAGTCTTTGTatacatttcattatttctttattccgAGAAGTAAAAATGTGTAACAAAAGAAGTAAACATGTTTAAGGCTTTCAACATACAAAGGCTGCCTCCAGGACGAATTAAAAATGTTACCTATAAATCTGTATGTGGTTAATATGCTTAATCTCATGGATAGAATTACTGGGATCAAATTAAGAGAAATCGGAGgctccctatttatttttttaatattaactgtcccttaaaaattcaaaattttaagtgtagCAGGCTATCACTTTGTCGAACACTCTGAGACTGCGTATCAGATTTCAATGAATGTATTTACTGTTTCAGATGAGTCAATCTTGAGGAAAAATGAGGCTGAAATcagttttttattctatttttttaaagattttatttatttatttatttatttgacagagagagagagagagagacagcgagagagggaacacaagcaggaggagtgggagagggagagcagagagcctgatgtggggctcgatcccaggaccctgggatcacgacctgagccaaaggcagacgcttaatgaccaagccacccaggagcccctgaattcAGTTATTTATTCTAAAAAACGTGAGTACATGTGGTCAGATCCTAGAGCATCACATATACTCCACAAAAATGTTCATGGGTACATCAAGACCAAAGACTGATTGCAGGCATGATATTTTAAGGGTTTACAGTTATGCTTACTGTAACAAAAATTACTTTGACCTTTTCAAGTTAAAACTGACTCTTGCCAAAAAGTCAACACTAAATGATGGTAGAAGAAAGTacagaaaaatagtttttcttacCTTAAACCTGCAACCAGCCCAGCCGGCATGATTTTCTTCGATCTCTTATACCTCACACCCATTATGGTGGCCAGGAAGAAAGCTGTAACTAAAAACCAAACCAATGCATGAACCAGAGTTTCAAACACATTATCAATGCCTGCttgtgcaagaaaaaaaaaaaaaaaagacattgtttcAGCTTTTTAATATAACGACGATTATGTGTAAGTATTAAGTTGCCTTCTTGAAAAGATAAAGTGCTCTCTTAAAAGACTGTATAAACTAGCCTATTGAAAAGGTTTCTGAGTAAACAAGCACGTTAAAAATCCATTCCTGAAATATCTTCAAAAGTCTTTGTCTAACTTAAATTTCTGGTGGTAGAACCTCCTGGAAGGCTAGGACTGTGTCTCATTCAACTTTCCTCAGGAACACTAGGCAGTATGTCTGGATCCACAGGAGACACCTAAGAAATGCTCATTTCGgtgaaagtaaagaaaataatcagaatctTTTATTGTAAGTAAGACCTGATGAATAAGGAAATACTAGGAAAAAGGCTGACTGTTTTTAATGTGCAGCACTGCATTTTGGGAAATGGATGTCTGGAGGCTAAATAATAACAGTCTGGGCAATAATATTAAACTCAGAAGCGTCACACCAGCCTTTTAGGAGCTGAATcaatatggagagagagagagaccgttTTATGTAAGAGATGAGGGTGCTGACGTCACAATTTCAGAATAGCTTTCAAGGAAAAATCACTTGCTgatataaagaacaaaatgacaataagtatATGTGAACTACTTAACTGCTTGTTTGCGACTGGGTCTAGAAAGGAACAAGAATTGTGCTCAGTCTCGACACATGCATACCCACTTGCCACGTGGTTGCACGTTTTCCAGTATGCCTAGTGTAGGGTATCAAAACAGCCACTCCCAAGGTTCGACCCTTCTTCATAACTGGAAAAAATGTCTTACTTACACAGTGACAGTTTGACATCTCGCTTGTCATTGGAGACACGGTAGGCTCCATAGCCAGCCAAAAATCCAATAAAAAGACCAGCGATCAAAGATGGAACACcgcctggggaaaaaaaaaaatgtgctcagAAAGAGGATCCCCAAATGAAAGGAATTCCTTCCATTCCTTCAAGTATGATACATGCACCTTCCAATGTACATCTACCTGGGCATTGTAACTAGATAAAGCCAAATCACATATCAGCCTCTTCATGGACAGTTTCTAAGGTATGACTGATCTCTGCTGAACCCGAAATGACAGGCAGAGGAACCCCGA
Above is a window of Zalophus californianus isolate mZalCal1 chromosome 7, mZalCal1.pri.v2, whole genome shotgun sequence DNA encoding:
- the TMEM14A gene encoding transmembrane protein 14A isoform X1: MDLIGFGYAALVTFGSILGYKRRGGVPSLIAGLFIGFLAGYGAYRVSNDKRDVKLSLFTAFFLATIMGVRYKRSKKIMPAGLVAGLSLMMILRLVLLLL
- the TMEM14A gene encoding transmembrane protein 14A isoform X2, producing the protein MSHSYSRIATLPMDLIGFGYAALVTFGSILGYKRRGGVPSLIAGLFIGFLAGYGAYRVSNDKRDVKLSLFTAFFLATIMGVRYKRSKKIMPAGLVAGLSLMMILRLVLLLL